From a region of the Leishmania donovani BPK282A1 complete genome, chromosome 24 genome:
- a CDS encoding 60S ribosomal protein L17, putative, with protein sequence MTHYSRKPQVSSKSAKAKVSDLRCHYKNTFETANVINGMPLRKAQQLYRQVLAKTRCIPFKRYNGKIGRTAQAKEWGQTKGRWPRKSVVAMMSLLKNAEANAIEKGLDPNQMVIKHVQVDQAARMRRRTYRAHGRITPYMCSPCHVQLFMSEKKERVPTPKSAPKK encoded by the coding sequence ATGACGCACTACTCCCGAAAGCCGCAGGTGTCATCGAAGAGCGCCAAGGCGAAGGTTAGCGATCTCCGCTGCCACTACAAGAACACCTTCGAGACCGCAAATGTGATCAACGGCATGCCGCTTCGCAAGGCTCAGCAGCTGTACCGTCAGGTGCTCGCCAAGACCCGCTGCATCCCGTTCAAGCGCTACAACGGCAAGATCGGCCGCACCGCTCAGGCGAAGGAGTGGGGCCAGACCAAGGGCCGCTGGCCGCGCAAGTCCGTCGTGGCGATGATGTCGCTGCTCAAGAACGCCGAGGCCAACGCCATCGAGAAGGGTCTTGACCCCAACCAGATGGTCATCAAGCACGTCCAGGTGGACCAGGCTGCCcgcatgcgccgccgcacgtacCGTGCCCACGGTCGCATCACGCCGTACATGTGCAGCCCCTGCCACGTGCAGCTGTTCATGTCGGAGAAGAAGGAGCGCGTCCCGACCCCGAAGAGCGCCCCCAAGAAGTGA
- a CDS encoding pyruvate dehydrogenase (lipoamide) kinase, putative codes for MSRPCLLLLGIDVVFAHVSGSCINHVGRADLVMLRRGFCRSIPLLGPTFTELVERLDSFEKEFIEWKAFRKAVESTSPKVTEAAKEIIAESMKEVKTSKVNLENPLTPEEFTELNQFYAKQKVKDIFFENLLYINTPNDLMQHSETVFRQYLVRIARRVRHLNHAPYGLSQMPGIQMLKKWYQWSFHDVRSTPVPTTRDECYRCDRMVRRVFLRHYNVSSLITDGMVEFASREGWTHVDEEVMRTYDELQNFFEAFCLGRVRLRFLVGNYMYLSTKILGVSKEEYAVNDPDGLTVPIFFDHNAEDFVGQICKKCSLLVLTKCAIKEAQASYDAEIELKLAGDPNLVFVGIPYITYDIICAMLEDAVSANVDRQERTGKACTKIEVTLAQWPTNKRFVLRISDTAGGMTLRQASKQLSCWSLYRNIQGHNQDTISTWTSSPIRLPYAYNAARVIGGNITLASIEGYGTDRQLYLPSTGLAGVSL; via the coding sequence ATGTCTCGACCCTGTTTACTTCTACTTGGTATTGACGTTGTCTTTGCTCACGTTTCGGGTAGCTGCATCAATCACGTGGGGAGAGCAGATTTAGTGATGCTTCGTCGAGGCTTTTGCCGCAGTATCCCGCTCTTGGGACCTACCTTCACAGAGCTTGTGGAGCGGCTGGACTCCTTTGAGAAGGAGTTCATCGAGTGGAAGGCGTTTCGCAAAGCGGTCGAGTCAACGTCGCCGAAGGTCACTGAAGCGGCGAAAGAGATTATCGCGGAGAGCATGAAGGAGGTGAAGACGAGCAAGGTCAACTTAGAAAATCCGCTGACGCCTGAAGAGTTCACGGAGTTGAACCAGTTTTACGCCAAGCAGAAGGTGAAGGATATATTCTTCGAGAACTTGCTCTATATCAACACACCGAATGATTTGATGCAGCATTCGGAGACCGTTTTTCGACAGTACCTTGTGCGCATTGCCCGCCGGGTACGCCACTTGAACCATGCACCCTACGGCCTTTCACAAATGCCGGGGATCCAAATGCTGAAGAAGTGGTACCAGTGGAGCTTTCACGACGTTCGCAGCACTCCAGTTCCAACGACCCGAGACGAATGCTACCGGTGCGACCGCATGGTGCGGCGCGTTTTCCTCCGCCACTACAACGTGAGCTCTCTCATCACAGATGGTATGGTGGAGTTTGCCAGCCGCGAGGGATGGACGCATGTAGACGAAGAGGTGATGCGCACATATGATGAGCTGCAGAACTTTTTCGAAGCATTTTGCCTGGGTCGCGTCCGTCTTCGCTTTTTGGTAGGCAATTATATGTATCTTTCAACCAAAATCCTCGGTGTCTCGAAGGAGGAGTACGCCGTGAATGATCCAGACGGGCTCACAGTGCCCATTTTTTTCGATCATAATGCGGAAGACTTTGTTGGGCAGATCTGCAAGAAATGCTCTCTGCTGGTGCTCACAAAGTGCGCGATCAAAGAAGCACAGGCGAGTTATGATGCGGAGATCGAGCTAAAACTGGCGGGGGATCCTAATTTGGTCTTTGTTGGGATACCGTATATCACGTACGACATCATTTGCGCGATGCTCGAGGACGCCGTGTCTGCCAACGTAGATCGCCAGGAGCGGACAGGCAAGGCGTGCACAAAAATCGAAGTCACGCTTGCGCAGTGGCCGACAAACAAGCGCTTTGTTCTGCGTATATCGGATACGGCGGGCGGAATGACTTTACGCCAGGCTTCGAAGCAGCTGTCCTGCTGGTCTCTTTACAGAAACATCCAGGGTCATAATCAGGATACGATTTCGACGTGGACCTCGAGTCCGATTCGGCTACCCTATGCGTATAACGCCGCTCGCGTGATTGGTGGGAACATCACCCTGGCGTCCATTGAAGGCTACGGGACGGATCGGCAGCTGTATCTGCCGTCCACAGGACTTGCTGGTGTGTCTCTGTGA
- a CDS encoding clathrin coat assembly protein, putative, with protein sequence MNSTDTKQSAGYFKEKATIGLSTFSGDEIVKAILKTTSHLLKAPKEKYMQKLLAASYGQYGSGLREGLPINEFIVRELEKRSHTHNWIVVLKTMVSFHRLMCDASDNMVETICCYRHVFKPSNIKNLADTADGAGQAYFITQYMTYLEERCLMQSALGKGRRIEIREFEEYLETLNSNSLRPVFEILLRLFEAVPEVEYREAVVNNFCTMEAYQLLVRDGKQLFQHLAKRVIFVLDGFEEFSLPEKRCWFDLYRRYASAFVSVKQYFDSILCSSRVFLEPVPQLKPLPESLLTRLEGDIRASEMAKERPCTLESLGICSSEDSRVDTKDEKIPPPRPPEPAVVKQPEAVTSSTPAAPAVSLDDLFVPSQEPTKPVQPSSCPASWTPAPPAATSFQQGSEQFQWEAGVPQNWGSGGPTTLRSNVSPPGPSPPHAFSGGAPPPAGEGALYPLVQSPSKQPPPPVHFKKPADPFKDLYDSCHLESK encoded by the coding sequence ATGAACAGTACAGATACAAAGCAGAGTGCCGGCTACTTTAAGGAAAAGGCGACGATCGGCTTGAGCACCTTCAGTGGTGATGAGATAGTAAAGGCTATTTTGAAGACTACCAGCCATCTTCTGAAGGCACCGAAGGAAAAGTACATGCagaagctgctggcggcTTCGTACGGGCAGTATGGATCTGGATTGAGAGAGGGGCTTCCGATCAATGAGTTCATTGTCcgcgagctggagaagcgaTCTCACACGCACAACTGGATTGTAGTGCTGAAGACGATGGTCTCTTTTCATCGGCTGATGTGTGATGCGTCGGACAATATGGTGGAAACGATCTGCTGCTACAGACATGTGTTTAAACCCTCAAACATCAAGAACCTGGCTGACACCGCCGACGGGGCTGGGCAAGCGTATTTTATTACTCAGTACATGACCTATCTGGAGGAGCGCTGTCTTATGCAGAGTGCTCTCGGGAAGGGTCGGCGCATTGAGATTCGTGAGTTTGAGGAGTACCTGGAGACGCTGAATTCAAACTCGCTGCGGCCGGTGTTTGAAATTCTGCTTCGACTCTTCGAGGCGGTGCCAGAAGTCGAGTACCGTGAGGCTGTGGTGAACAACTTTTGCACCATGGAGGCGTATCAGCTGCTTGTCCGGGACGGAAAGCAACTCTTTCAGCACTTGGCGAAGCGTGTGATCTTTGTACTGGATGGATTTGAGGAGTTTTCGCTGCCTGAGAAGCGGTGCTGGTTTGACCTGTACCGCAGATATGCCAGTGCATTTGTTTCCGTCAAGCAGTACTTCGATTCCATTTTGTGTTCCTCGCGCGTTTTTCTGGAGCCAGTGCCGCAGTTAAAGCCGCTACCGGAGTCCTTGCTGACTCGTTTGGAGGGTGACATACGCGCCAGTGAAATGGCAAAGGAGCGACCGTGCACGCTGGAGAGCCTCGGTATTTGCAGCAGCGAGGATTCGCGCGTTGATACAAAGGATGAGAAGattccaccgccgcgcccgccAGAGCCGGCTGTGGTAAAGCAGCCGGAAGCTGTCACCTCTAGcacgccagcggcaccggcggttTCATTGGATGACCTTTTTGTGCCGAGCCAGGAGCCAACGAAGCCAGTGCAGCCTTCTTCCTGTCCTGCCTCTTGGACACCTGCACCACCGGCGGCCACGTCGTTCCAGCAGGGCTCCGAGCAATTTCAGTGGGAAGCTGGCGTGCCGCAGAACTGGGGATCTGGCGGCCCTACCACCCTCCGATCAAACGTGTCGCCACCagggccgtcgccgccgcatgcTTTTTCAGGCggtgcaccaccgcctgctggagaaggtgcgctgTACCCTCTGGTGCAATCGCCGTcgaagcagccgccgccgccggtgcacTTCAAGAAGCCGGCGGATCCGTTTAAGGACTTGTACGATAGCTGCCACTTGGAATCCAAGTAG